The Nitrospira sp. KM1 genome includes a window with the following:
- a CDS encoding family 2A encapsulin nanocompartment shell protein, translating into MVMSDTSRTSLSAQAARNLATATVTAPRMIQITPRWLRKLLPWVDVDGGVYRLNRVAKAPKGQPASEFGEVKVDLLTVDRNEPELPATYVDYEVRPREYHLSTIQTIVHTHTRVTDLYSNRIDQLREQVRLTVEAVKEREEWEILNHEEFGLLKEVVPEQRIQTRKGTPTPDDLDELLTLVWKQPAFFLAHPKAIAAFGREATRRGVPPPTVHLFGSPFITWRGVPLIPTNKLEIDKAGKSTILLLRAGEAQQGVIGLQKAGVAGELEPGLSVRYMGTNEHGIASHLVTRYFSAAVSTEDAIARLDNVSVKFYHEYVYPKG; encoded by the coding sequence ATGGTCATGAGTGACACCTCACGAACAAGTTTAAGCGCCCAAGCGGCGCGCAACCTCGCCACGGCCACCGTCACTGCTCCACGGATGATCCAGATCACCCCGCGCTGGCTCCGCAAGCTGTTGCCATGGGTGGACGTCGACGGCGGGGTCTATCGACTGAACCGCGTGGCCAAGGCTCCAAAAGGACAACCCGCCAGCGAATTTGGTGAAGTGAAAGTGGATCTGTTGACGGTTGACAGAAACGAACCGGAACTACCGGCGACGTACGTGGACTATGAGGTCCGTCCGCGCGAATATCACTTGAGCACCATCCAAACCATCGTGCATACCCACACGCGCGTGACCGATCTGTACAGCAATCGCATTGACCAATTGCGCGAGCAGGTACGCCTGACCGTCGAAGCCGTGAAGGAACGCGAAGAGTGGGAGATTCTCAACCACGAGGAATTTGGACTGCTGAAAGAGGTAGTGCCTGAGCAGCGCATCCAAACACGCAAGGGAACTCCCACGCCGGATGATTTGGATGAGCTCTTGACCCTGGTCTGGAAACAGCCGGCCTTCTTTCTGGCCCACCCCAAGGCGATCGCCGCATTCGGGCGCGAGGCGACCAGACGCGGCGTCCCTCCACCCACGGTTCATCTGTTCGGCTCGCCGTTCATCACTTGGCGCGGCGTTCCTCTGATCCCTACGAACAAGCTGGAGATCGACAAGGCAGGTAAATCGACTATCTTATTGCTGCGTGCCGGTGAAGCGCAGCAGGGAGTCATCGGACTGCAGAAAGCGGGCGTGGCGGGAGAGTTGGAACCGGGCCTCTCCGTCCGATACATGGGGACGAACGAACACGGTATCGCTTCTCATCTCGTCACTCGGTATTTCTCCGCCGCGGTGTCGACCGAGGACGCGATCGCGCGTCTCGACAACGTGTCAGTCAAGTTCTATCACGAGTATGTCTATCCAAAAGGGTGA
- the moeB gene encoding molybdopterin-synthase adenylyltransferase MoeB has protein sequence MEFTDAQITRYSRHILLPEVGGKGQKKIAKARVLIVGAGGLGAPAALYLAAAGIGTIGLIDHDVVDLSNLQRQVIHHTSDVGRPKVLSAKEKIQALNPDVEVILHEERLIAANALDIVCSYDVILDGVDNFPAKFLINDACYMAGKPLAHGGILRFEGRVFTIIPKRSACYRCIFRQPPPPGLVASCQEAGVLGVLAGIIGTIQASEALKLVLGIGQPLTDRLLDFDARRTAFREVKVARNPACPLCGDQPTITALIDHEPEICTIR, from the coding sequence ATGGAATTCACCGACGCCCAGATCACCAGATACAGCCGCCACATTCTCCTTCCGGAAGTCGGGGGGAAGGGTCAGAAGAAGATCGCGAAGGCCCGTGTCCTGATCGTCGGAGCCGGAGGCCTTGGAGCGCCGGCCGCCCTGTATCTTGCGGCAGCCGGCATCGGCACCATAGGTCTCATCGACCATGATGTCGTCGATCTTTCGAACCTGCAACGTCAGGTCATTCACCATACCTCAGACGTCGGACGTCCCAAAGTGCTCTCGGCGAAGGAAAAAATTCAGGCGTTGAATCCCGATGTCGAAGTGATCCTGCACGAAGAACGTCTGATCGCGGCAAACGCCTTGGATATCGTGTGCAGTTATGACGTCATACTCGACGGAGTGGATAATTTTCCCGCGAAGTTTTTGATCAATGATGCCTGCTACATGGCCGGAAAGCCGCTCGCGCATGGAGGGATCTTGCGCTTCGAAGGGCGTGTATTTACGATCATTCCTAAGCGTTCGGCCTGTTACCGCTGCATATTCAGACAGCCGCCACCGCCGGGACTGGTTGCCAGTTGTCAGGAAGCCGGTGTGCTCGGTGTCTTGGCCGGCATCATCGGTACAATCCAAGCGAGTGAGGCCTTGAAATTGGTCCTGGGCATCGGTCAGCCCTTGACTGACCGGCTCCTGGATTTCGATGCCAGACGCACGGCATTCCGGGAGGTCAAGGTGGCCCGCAATCCAGCCTGTCCGCTCTGTGGGGACCAGCCGACCATCACAGCCCTCATAGATCACGAGCCGGAAATCTGCACGATCCGGTGA